Part of the Pseudomonas chlororaphis genome, ATCGCCCGGCCCACCTTGAAATCGTTCATCAGGTCGGTGCACTGTCCGGCCGAGCCGCCGGCGGTGTTGGCGCTCATCAGGTTGATCGGCACCTGCCCAGGTGCCACGATGCCGAAGCTCAGCTGTGACAGTTGCCCGATGGCCCCGACGGGCGGGATACCCGTGGCGCCGACCACCCGGGCGGCCACGGCGGCCAGGCAGATGGCCAGGGGAATGGTCAGCAAGGCCATCCACAGGTTGATGCCGAACAGCAGCGCTTGCAGGCTCACCACCAGCACAATCGCCAGCCCGAAACCGGCGGCAGGCCCCACCTTGGGCACCCGCCAGAGCACCCCGCCACCGGCCTGGGTGGACGCGTGCAACGACCACAGGCGAATCGCCAGGGAGGCCAGCGTCGAGCAGACCATCAGACTCACGCCCGGCCACAACAACCACTCCACCAGCGCCGCGAACTGCGGACCGCTGCTGCCAGGAGGCAACTGCACCAAGCCTTGCCCCAGCAACCACGGCGCCAACCCGCCCCAGGCCAGCAACGCCCCCAGCAGCAGGCTCAGGCCGACACGAATCCCGATAATGCCGCCGAACCCCAGCAACAGCAGCGAGGGGTCAGCGGTGAAGGTCAGGCGCTCCAACTGGCCCGTCGGCGCCCAGCGTGGCAAGGCCCACATAAACGTGTCGACCCACTTGGCCAGCCCGGACACGAACGCAGCGCCAAGCAACACTTTCAAGCGCGTTGCTGCCTCATGGCCGTGGTTGTAGATGTGCAACAGGGTTTCCAGCGTCGCCATCCCCTCGGGAAACTTCAGCGCCTTGTCATTGAGCAACGACGGTCGCAGGTACCAGGCAATCCAGATCCCGAGAAAACTCACCGAGAACACCCAGGCCACCATCGGCAGGGCATCCAATTGCTGCCCGGTTAGCAAGGTGTACGCCGGAATCGGCGCCACCAACCCACCGGAAATGATCGAGGCCGCGGCAGACGCCACGGTCTGGTTGATGTTGCTTTCGTGCAGCGTCCACGGCACCCCGGCGCCGGAACGCCGGGCCAGGCCTTGCCAAATGCCGTAGCCGATCAGCAGGGCAATGATCGACATGTTGAACGACCAGCCGATCTTCAACCCGGCGTACACATTGGAAGGCGTCAACAGGATCCCAAGCACGATCCCGGTCGTGACCGCTCGCAGGCTGAG contains:
- a CDS encoding peptide transporter, translating into MLHTSPPNPLDSPVQRELSLRAVTTGIVLGILLTPSNVYAGLKIGWSFNMSIIALLIGYGIWQGLARRSGAGVPWTLHESNINQTVASAAASIISGGLVAPIPAYTLLTGQQLDALPMVAWVFSVSFLGIWIAWYLRPSLLNDKALKFPEGMATLETLLHIYNHGHEAATRLKVLLGAAFVSGLAKWVDTFMWALPRWAPTGQLERLTFTADPSLLLLGFGGIIGIRVGLSLLLGALLAWGGLAPWLLGQGLVQLPPGSSGPQFAALVEWLLWPGVSLMVCSTLASLAIRLWSLHASTQAGGGVLWRVPKVGPAAGFGLAIVLVVSLQALLFGINLWMALLTIPLAICLAAVAARVVGATGIPPVGAIGQLSQLSFGIVAPGQVPINLMSANTAGGSAGQCTDLMNDFKVGRAIGATPRKQLIAQTLGIFVGSIVGVLAYLALIPDPQAMLLSEEWPAPAVATWKAVAQTLTHGLDSLSTSIRWSIFVGGLAGLLLGILDSMLPERHARLLPSTAALGLAFVLPASVSLMMAFGAVLTWLVSCRWPTVTERFAITAAAGLIAGESITGVGASLWAMLGNGG